From one Bacteroidales bacterium genomic stretch:
- a CDS encoding F0F1 ATP synthase subunit alpha, producing the protein MAQINPAEVSAILRQELAGFKTEAELEEVGTVLQVGDGIARIYGLTNAQAGELVKFEKTGILALVMNLEEDNVGVMLLGSSSGILEGDIVKRTKKIGSIQVGEGMLGRVIDPMGMPIDGQGPIEGETYEMPLERKAPGVIYRQPVNEPLQTGIKAIDAMIPIGRGQRELIIGDRQTGKSTIAIDTIINQKEFYEKGEPVFCIYVASGQKGSTVANIVQILKEKGAMPYTVVVMATASDPAALQYYAPFAGAAIGEFFRDTGRSALVVYDDLSKQAVAYREVSLLLRRPPGREAYPGDVFYLHSRLLERAAKIINSDEIASKMNDLPESLKPLVKGGGSLTALPIIETQAGDVSAYIPTNVISITDGQIFLDSDLFNSGIRPSINVGISVSRVGGNAQIKPMKKVAGTLKLDQAQFRELEAFSKFGSDLDASTMAVLNKGARNVEILKQNLYSPVPVEKQVAIIFCGTQGLLNEVPIDKVGEFQNEYLHYLETNHQDTFDTIAKGKYTDEITKVLTEAAKHVAARFKK; encoded by the coding sequence TCAGCAATTTTAAGACAAGAGTTAGCAGGCTTTAAAACTGAAGCCGAATTGGAAGAAGTAGGAACAGTTCTCCAAGTTGGAGACGGTATTGCTCGTATTTACGGACTCACAAACGCTCAAGCCGGTGAACTTGTTAAGTTTGAAAAAACCGGAATTCTTGCTTTGGTAATGAACCTTGAAGAAGATAATGTTGGAGTTATGCTTTTAGGTAGTTCATCCGGCATTCTTGAAGGTGATATTGTAAAGCGTACCAAAAAAATCGGGTCTATACAAGTAGGCGAAGGTATGTTAGGTCGTGTTATCGATCCTATGGGAATGCCTATAGACGGACAAGGTCCTATAGAAGGTGAGACTTATGAAATGCCTTTAGAACGTAAGGCTCCGGGTGTTATTTATCGTCAACCCGTTAACGAACCTTTACAGACAGGTATTAAAGCTATCGATGCTATGATTCCTATTGGTCGCGGACAACGTGAGCTTATTATTGGTGACCGTCAAACAGGTAAATCTACTATTGCCATAGATACTATTATCAATCAAAAAGAGTTTTACGAAAAAGGAGAACCTGTTTTTTGTATTTATGTTGCTTCCGGACAAAAAGGATCTACCGTAGCTAATATTGTACAAATATTAAAAGAAAAAGGGGCTATGCCTTATACCGTTGTTGTTATGGCAACGGCATCCGATCCGGCTGCTCTTCAATATTATGCTCCATTTGCCGGTGCTGCTATTGGCGAATTTTTCCGCGATACAGGAAGATCTGCTTTAGTAGTTTATGATGATCTTTCAAAACAAGCCGTAGCTTATCGTGAAGTTTCATTATTATTGCGTCGTCCTCCGGGACGAGAGGCTTATCCCGGTGATGTTTTCTATTTGCACTCACGTTTATTGGAGCGTGCAGCTAAAATCATCAATTCTGATGAGATTGCATCTAAGATGAATGATTTACCGGAAAGTCTAAAACCATTAGTTAAAGGTGGAGGATCATTAACAGCCTTACCAATTATTGAAACCCAAGCCGGTGACGTATCAGCCTATATTCCAACTAACGTAATTTCTATTACAGACGGTCAGATTTTCTTGGATTCAGATTTATTTAATTCCGGTATTCGACCATCAATTAACGTAGGTATTTCGGTATCACGTGTTGGAGGTAATGCGCAGATTAAACCAATGAAAAAGGTTGCAGGTACATTAAAGTTAGACCAAGCTCAATTCCGTGAGTTAGAAGCTTTCTCAAAATTTGGCTCCGATTTGGACGCGTCAACTATGGCAGTACTTAATAAAGGGGCACGTAATGTTGAAATCCTAAAACAAAACCTTTATTCTCCTGTACCGGTTGAAAAACAAGTGGCAATTATTTTCTGCGGAACACAAGGTTTATTAAATGAAGTCCCTATTGATAAAGTTGGAGAGTTCCAAAATGAGTATTTGCATTATCTCGAAACTAATCATCAAGATACTTTTGATACTATTGCCAAAGGAAAATATACTGATGAAATTACAAAAGTTTTAACAGAAGCTGCCAAGCATGTTGCAGCACGCTTTAAAAAATAA